The following are from one region of the Stigmatella ashevillena genome:
- the mnhG gene encoding monovalent cation/H(+) antiporter subunit G gives MREIITAVFLGVGTLAMLLAGLGMVRLPDLFLRLQATAKAATVGVGGLLCAAAVDMGSLSVVTHVMLTVLFLFAITPVATLLIARAAFHIGVPLWEKTRENDLAEKYSSKPPHSRAGPLLDGK, from the coding sequence ATGAGGGAAATCATCACCGCGGTCTTTCTGGGGGTGGGCACGCTGGCGATGTTGCTGGCGGGACTGGGCATGGTGCGGCTGCCCGATCTCTTCCTGCGCTTGCAGGCCACGGCCAAGGCCGCGACCGTGGGCGTCGGCGGACTGCTCTGCGCGGCGGCGGTGGACATGGGGAGCCTGAGCGTCGTGACCCACGTGATGCTGACCGTCCTCTTCCTCTTTGCCATCACGCCGGTGGCCACGCTGCTCATTGCCCGGGCCGCGTTCCACATCGGCGTGCCGCTGTGGGAGAAGACCCGCGAGAATGATCTGGCCGAGAAATACAGCTCCAAGCCCCCCCACTCCCGCGCGGGTCCGCTGCTCGACGGCAAGTAG
- a CDS encoding cation:proton antiporter — translation MSGWFEGLLHGVLTALGVSSLLTLCRLILGPTLPDRVVALDLISLQLVGGIAVYAVLTREPGLLNVALVLAIISSLGTIAIARYLFHSGKGEP, via the coding sequence ATGAGTGGCTGGTTCGAAGGGCTCTTGCACGGGGTGTTGACGGCGCTGGGAGTCTCGTCCCTGCTCACGCTTTGCCGGTTGATCCTCGGGCCCACGCTGCCGGACCGGGTGGTGGCGTTGGATCTGATCTCCCTGCAATTGGTGGGAGGCATCGCCGTGTACGCGGTGCTCACCCGGGAGCCGGGTCTGCTGAACGTGGCGCTGGTGCTGGCCATCATCAGCTCCTTGGGCACCATCGCGATCGCCCGCTATCTCTTTCACAGCGGGAAGGGGGAACCATGA
- a CDS encoding Na+/H+ antiporter subunit E, translating to MNAFLWNLVLAFLWAAVQDDISLGNLAIGFVMGLLLLSFVTPEPGASPYARKLVDILKLLALFLREVLTTNWRLAREIATPGINNQPAIYAFETEARTDLEVTLLLLIINFTPGSLGLDLSEDGKVLYVHNMFTTTREEFIRNMRENVERPLLRVLR from the coding sequence ATGAATGCCTTCCTGTGGAACCTGGTGCTGGCGTTCCTGTGGGCCGCGGTGCAGGACGACATCAGCCTGGGCAACCTGGCCATCGGCTTCGTGATGGGCCTGCTCCTGCTGTCCTTCGTCACCCCGGAGCCGGGGGCTTCGCCCTATGCGCGCAAGCTGGTGGACATCCTGAAGCTGCTGGCGCTCTTCCTCCGGGAGGTGCTCACGACCAACTGGCGGCTGGCTCGGGAGATCGCCACCCCGGGCATCAACAACCAACCCGCCATTTATGCGTTCGAGACCGAGGCGCGCACGGATCTGGAGGTGACGCTGCTCTTGCTCATCATCAACTTCACCCCGGGCTCCCTGGGGCTGGACCTCTCGGAAGACGGAAAGGTGCTGTACGTGCACAACATGTTCACCACGACCCGGGAAGAATTCATCCGGAACATGAGGGAGAACGTGGAACGTCCCCTGCTCCGGGTGCTGCGATGA
- a CDS encoding proton-conducting transporter transmembrane domain-containing protein, translating into MTNVLILPLLIPLAAAALSLLLPQRAGPRRALALGATAALTSVAAGLLHTVWHEGVQVLRVGGWEAPVGITLAADLLSAMMVLLSGAMGFLCVVYSAGSLEERQEAGAHYPLVLVMLAGVSGSFLTADLFNLFVWFELMLVASFVLLALEAERERLEACLKYMTLSLLGSALFLIALALLYAVGGSLNLADLAMRLPGTKQPPLATAAAMLLLAVFGLKSAAFPFSFWLPASYHTPPVVVTALFSALLTKVGVYALFRTFTLLFSGDPALTQPVILGMAVLSMLVGVTGAVVQYDLRRLLSFEIISQVGYLLVGLGLSTRMALAAAIAYWVHYVCAKSALFFVTGALERITGTHHLGKMGGLSRTHPLLGLLFLVPALSLAGIPPFSGFFAKMGLLRAALRAEAWGVAAVGAGVGLLTLYILIKVWREVFWKTPLQEARGPSGPAAMLGPCVVLALVMLGLGLGAQPLFVLSDAAAGQLLDRDTYIHAVLGGDT; encoded by the coding sequence ATGACGAACGTCCTCATCCTTCCCTTGCTCATTCCCCTGGCCGCCGCGGCGCTGAGCTTGCTGCTGCCCCAACGGGCGGGGCCCCGGCGGGCCCTGGCCCTGGGGGCCACGGCCGCGCTGACCTCCGTGGCCGCCGGGCTGCTGCACACGGTGTGGCACGAGGGCGTGCAGGTGCTCCGGGTAGGAGGCTGGGAGGCCCCCGTGGGCATCACCCTGGCCGCGGACCTGCTCAGCGCGATGATGGTGCTGCTGTCGGGAGCCATGGGGTTCTTGTGCGTGGTGTACTCGGCGGGCTCGCTGGAAGAACGGCAGGAGGCCGGGGCGCACTACCCACTCGTGCTGGTGATGCTCGCGGGGGTGAGCGGCAGCTTCCTCACCGCGGACCTCTTCAACCTCTTCGTCTGGTTCGAACTGATGCTTGTCGCCTCCTTCGTCCTGTTGGCGCTGGAGGCGGAGCGGGAGCGGCTTGAGGCGTGCTTGAAGTACATGACGCTCAGCCTGCTGGGCTCGGCCCTCTTCCTCATCGCCCTGGCCCTGCTCTACGCCGTGGGAGGCTCGCTGAACCTGGCGGACCTGGCGATGCGGCTGCCAGGGACGAAGCAGCCGCCGCTCGCCACGGCAGCGGCCATGTTGCTCCTGGCCGTGTTCGGGCTGAAGTCCGCCGCCTTCCCCTTCTCCTTCTGGCTGCCGGCCTCGTACCACACGCCTCCGGTGGTGGTGACGGCGCTGTTCTCCGCGCTGCTCACCAAGGTGGGCGTCTACGCGCTGTTCCGGACCTTCACCCTGCTCTTCTCGGGAGATCCGGCGCTGACCCAGCCGGTGATTTTGGGCATGGCGGTGCTCAGCATGCTGGTGGGGGTGACAGGGGCGGTGGTGCAGTACGACCTTCGCCGGCTGCTCTCCTTCGAGATCATCAGCCAGGTGGGCTACCTGCTGGTGGGGCTGGGCCTGTCCACCCGGATGGCGCTGGCGGCGGCCATTGCCTACTGGGTGCACTACGTCTGCGCCAAATCGGCGCTCTTCTTCGTCACCGGGGCCCTCGAGCGAATCACTGGCACACACCACCTGGGAAAAATGGGAGGGCTGTCCCGCACCCACCCCCTGCTGGGCCTGCTCTTCCTGGTGCCCGCGCTGTCCCTGGCGGGCATTCCCCCCTTCTCGGGCTTCTTCGCCAAGATGGGGCTGCTGCGCGCGGCGCTCCGGGCAGAGGCGTGGGGCGTGGCGGCCGTGGGGGCGGGGGTGGGGCTGCTCACGCTCTACATCCTGATCAAGGTGTGGCGAGAGGTGTTCTGGAAGACGCCTCTCCAGGAAGCACGGGGCCCCTCCGGGCCAGCGGCCATGCTGGGACCGTGCGTGGTGCTGGCACTGGTGATGCTGGGGCTGGGGCTGGGGGCACAGCCCCTGTTCGTGCTCTCCGACGCGGCGGCGGGCCAACTCCTGGACCGGGACACCTACATTCATGCGGTCCTGGGCGGTGACACATGA
- a CDS encoding NADH-quinone oxidoreductase subunit K yields METGLILVVGMLYAAAIYSMLRRSTVRLALGLVLLGSATNLALFTTNKVTRSLPPLLPKSGGPVGQLADPVPQSFILTAIVINFGMLALLLVLVHLAERTVGSDEMKHLNTEVPPPSAPGE; encoded by the coding sequence ATGGAGACGGGACTCATCCTGGTCGTCGGGATGCTCTACGCAGCCGCCATCTACAGCATGTTGCGACGCAGCACGGTGCGGCTGGCACTGGGGCTGGTGTTGCTCGGCAGCGCCACGAACCTCGCCCTGTTCACCACCAACAAGGTGACGCGATCGCTTCCGCCCCTGCTGCCCAAAAGCGGAGGACCGGTGGGGCAACTGGCGGACCCCGTCCCCCAGTCCTTCATCCTCACGGCCATCGTCATCAACTTTGGCATGTTGGCGCTGCTGCTGGTGCTGGTGCACCTGGCCGAGCGCACGGTGGGCAGCGACGAGATGAAGCACCTGAACACCGAAGTGCCTCCCCCCAGCGCGCCCGGCGAATGA
- a CDS encoding Na+/H+ antiporter subunit B gives MNAVVLRTVTRSMTPVLLQLSLVLLVRGHNAPGGGFVGGLMTSAALILYLFAYDVQTVRRLVRVPPVRLMALGVLVVLGSASLPLVTGKPFLRAAWTEVSLPWGETLSLGTPMLFDVGVYLVVVGATLGFIFALEEGEAPQGGGKEDL, from the coding sequence ATGAATGCGGTGGTGTTGCGCACGGTGACGCGGAGCATGACGCCCGTGCTGCTCCAGCTGTCCCTGGTGCTGCTGGTGCGTGGACACAACGCGCCGGGCGGCGGCTTCGTGGGAGGCCTCATGACGTCCGCGGCCCTCATCCTCTACCTCTTTGCCTACGATGTGCAGACCGTGCGCCGACTGGTGCGGGTACCGCCGGTGCGGCTGATGGCGCTGGGCGTGTTGGTCGTGCTGGGCAGCGCCTCGCTGCCGCTCGTCACCGGCAAGCCCTTCCTGCGCGCGGCGTGGACGGAAGTCTCCCTCCCCTGGGGAGAAACGCTCTCGCTGGGCACGCCGATGCTCTTCGACGTGGGCGTGTACCTGGTGGTGGTGGGCGCAACGCTGGGCTTCATCTTCGCCCTCGAAGAGGGCGAGGCCCCCCAGGGTGGCGGCAAGGAGGACCTCTAA
- the mbhE gene encoding hydrogen gas-evolving membrane-bound hydrogenase subunit E, whose protein sequence is MALLAILLSSLVTAALAPLVVRVSRRGASFSLSLVPLSLTVWLASLVPEALSGTPPSFHVPWVPELGVALSLRADGLSLLMALLITGMGTLIVLYAGAYLQDSPRLGSFLGWLLLFMASMLGLVLADNALFLFACWELTTVSSFFLIGHDSEKEDARQAALRALMVTALGGQALLLGLLLMGWVAGTLTLSEMHTAGPALREGPLSLAILLLVLGGAFTKSAQVPFHFWLPSAMAAPTPASAYLHAATMVKAGVYLLARLSPVLGGTPAWKAALVTVGLVTMVGGALLSFGHTDLKRVLAYATVSVLGTLVLLLGLGTPGAAQALGVFLTAHALYKGALFLVAGAVDHSAGTRELPRLGGLRKAMPFTASAAGLAALSMAGLPPLFGFIGKELVYGASRHAPGGWGLAVGTGLGFALLVGTAARVGLSPFLGPRSEAGRDVHEASPVLWGPPLALAVCGGVLGLAPGWAGPLLAGAARAISGPEGEHLELTLWHGLTPELGWSAASLALGGAVYALREPLRRTLAALRMDRWGPSHLYTLSLSGLRRLADFVTGRLQNGSLYRYTFITVTAVAGLLALPLVLRMGIPEGMKRTLHLHEAAVLALLVLATGLAVKTRSVLTALMALSVVGLTESFVYVLLGAPDLALTQVVVQTLTVILFALIFSRFPVQPSGGRSRLRDAALSLTAGGLISWALLHASAAPPQTRLAEAYTARSASEAHGRNVVNTILVDFRALDTMGETTVLATASLGVYLLFRPSRRRRQA, encoded by the coding sequence ATGGCACTGCTCGCCATCCTTCTCAGCAGCCTGGTCACCGCCGCGCTGGCGCCCCTGGTGGTCCGGGTGAGTCGGCGCGGCGCGAGCTTCTCGCTGAGCCTCGTCCCCCTGAGCCTCACGGTGTGGCTGGCCTCGCTCGTGCCCGAGGCCCTCTCCGGGACGCCTCCGTCCTTCCATGTCCCCTGGGTGCCCGAGCTGGGGGTGGCGCTCTCCTTGCGCGCCGATGGCCTGAGCCTCCTCATGGCCCTGCTCATCACCGGGATGGGCACCCTCATCGTCCTCTACGCGGGGGCCTACCTTCAGGACTCTCCCCGGCTGGGGAGCTTCCTGGGCTGGCTGCTGCTCTTCATGGCCTCCATGTTGGGGCTCGTCCTCGCCGACAACGCCCTGTTCCTGTTCGCCTGCTGGGAGCTCACCACCGTGAGCTCCTTCTTCCTCATCGGCCACGACAGCGAGAAGGAGGACGCACGCCAGGCGGCCCTGCGTGCCCTGATGGTGACGGCCCTGGGAGGACAGGCCCTGCTGCTGGGGCTGCTGCTGATGGGGTGGGTGGCTGGAACGCTCACCCTGTCCGAGATGCACACCGCGGGGCCCGCCTTGCGCGAAGGTCCCCTGTCCCTGGCCATCCTGCTGTTGGTGCTGGGAGGCGCCTTCACCAAGTCCGCCCAGGTGCCCTTTCACTTCTGGCTCCCGTCGGCGATGGCGGCGCCCACCCCCGCGAGCGCCTACCTGCATGCGGCCACCATGGTGAAAGCCGGCGTGTACCTGCTGGCCCGGCTCTCGCCTGTGCTGGGCGGCACGCCGGCCTGGAAGGCCGCGCTCGTCACCGTGGGGCTGGTGACGATGGTGGGCGGCGCGCTGCTCTCGTTCGGCCACACGGACCTCAAGCGGGTGCTGGCCTATGCGACGGTGAGCGTCCTGGGCACGCTGGTGCTGCTGCTGGGGCTGGGCACGCCCGGAGCCGCGCAGGCCTTGGGGGTGTTCCTCACGGCGCACGCCCTCTACAAAGGCGCCCTCTTCCTGGTAGCGGGCGCGGTGGACCACTCGGCGGGAACCCGGGAGTTGCCGCGACTGGGAGGACTGCGAAAGGCCATGCCCTTCACCGCGAGCGCGGCGGGGTTGGCGGCGCTGTCCATGGCGGGGCTCCCTCCGCTCTTTGGCTTCATCGGCAAGGAGCTCGTCTACGGGGCTTCACGGCACGCGCCGGGAGGCTGGGGGCTGGCCGTGGGCACAGGGCTGGGTTTCGCGCTGCTGGTGGGGACCGCCGCCCGGGTGGGCCTGAGCCCCTTTCTGGGCCCACGAAGCGAGGCCGGGCGGGACGTACACGAGGCCTCTCCTGTCCTGTGGGGGCCTCCGCTGGCGCTCGCCGTCTGCGGGGGCGTGCTGGGCCTTGCGCCGGGGTGGGCCGGGCCCTTGTTGGCGGGAGCCGCGCGCGCCATCTCGGGTCCAGAGGGGGAACACCTGGAGTTGACGCTCTGGCACGGGCTGACGCCGGAGCTGGGATGGAGCGCCGCCAGCCTCGCCCTGGGAGGCGCTGTCTACGCGCTCCGAGAGCCGCTGCGCAGAACCCTGGCCGCGCTGCGCATGGATCGCTGGGGCCCCTCGCACCTCTATACTCTGAGCCTCTCCGGCCTGCGCCGGCTGGCGGACTTCGTGACGGGGAGGCTCCAGAACGGCTCGCTGTACCGCTACACCTTCATCACGGTGACCGCGGTGGCGGGACTGCTCGCGCTGCCCCTCGTGTTGCGGATGGGCATTCCCGAGGGGATGAAACGGACGCTTCATCTCCATGAGGCGGCGGTGCTGGCGCTGCTGGTGCTGGCCACGGGCCTGGCCGTGAAGACACGCTCGGTGCTCACCGCCCTCATGGCACTGAGCGTGGTGGGGCTGACCGAGTCGTTCGTGTATGTGCTGCTGGGCGCACCGGATCTGGCCCTGACCCAGGTGGTGGTGCAGACGCTCACCGTCATCCTCTTTGCCCTCATCTTCTCGCGCTTTCCGGTCCAGCCCTCGGGAGGGCGCTCCCGGTTACGGGACGCGGCGCTGTCGCTGACGGCCGGCGGGCTCATCTCCTGGGCCCTGCTCCATGCCTCGGCCGCGCCCCCCCAAACGCGGCTGGCCGAGGCCTATACCGCGCGCAGCGCCTCCGAGGCGCACGGGCGAAACGTCGTCAACACCATCCTCGTGGACTTCCGCGCCCTCGACACGATGGGAGAGACCACCGTGCTGGCCACGGCGAGCCTCGGCGTCTACCTCCTCTTCCGTCCCTCCCGCCGAAGGAGACAGGCATGA
- the bfr gene encoding bacterioferritin — MKGDPEVIKLLNDVLTNELTAVNEYFLHARIAENWGYDRLAKKIYEESIGEMKHADRLIKRVLFLEGLPNLQRLGKVNVGESIPEMIRLDLNLELASQKTLNEGIEECRKRSDNGSRELLERILEDTEEHIDWLEAQVELMKQVGETNYLAQQIKKES; from the coding sequence ATGAAAGGCGACCCGGAAGTCATCAAGCTTCTCAACGATGTCCTGACCAACGAGCTGACGGCGGTCAACGAGTACTTCCTGCACGCGCGCATCGCGGAGAACTGGGGGTATGACCGGCTCGCGAAGAAGATCTACGAGGAGTCGATCGGCGAGATGAAGCACGCCGACCGGCTCATCAAGCGGGTGCTGTTCCTCGAGGGACTTCCCAACCTGCAGCGTCTGGGCAAGGTGAACGTGGGCGAGAGCATCCCCGAGATGATCCGCTTGGACCTGAACCTGGAGCTGGCCTCCCAGAAGACCCTCAACGAGGGCATCGAGGAGTGCCGCAAGCGCTCCGACAACGGGAGCCGGGAGCTGCTGGAGCGCATCCTCGAGGACACCGAGGAGCACATCGATTGGCTCGAGGCCCAGGTCGAGCTGATGAAGCAGGTGGGCGAGACGAACTACCTCGCCCAGCAGATCAAAAAAGAGAGCTGA
- a CDS encoding (2Fe-2S)-binding protein: protein MIVCLCHVVSDRLIRAHISEGVRTVEGLGEACGAGTSCGGCQDQLAQMLVEAKCHAAGTKSACREGCAARTPQLASAAP, encoded by the coding sequence ATGATTGTTTGCCTCTGTCATGTCGTCTCGGATCGGCTCATCCGCGCCCACATCTCTGAGGGAGTCCGGACGGTAGAAGGCCTGGGAGAAGCCTGCGGGGCGGGAACCAGCTGTGGAGGGTGTCAAGACCAGCTTGCGCAGATGCTGGTGGAGGCCAAGTGTCATGCAGCGGGCACGAAGTCAGCCTGCCGCGAGGGTTGTGCTGCCCGGACGCCCCAGTTAGCGTCCGCGGCACCATGA
- a CDS encoding glycosyl hydrolase family 18 protein — protein sequence MRIPLLSRSLAAGSALLATLLACSGQPDSLDSSLERPTATVEGQALTTKVVGYFPTWQGDVNAIQYDKLSHIIYAFLLPTAQGGITGLSPGDGRLQSLVQLAHARNVKVIIAVGGWMDGNDAPFEQLAANPSTRATFITNLVNFVEQAGLDGVDIDWEWPEAGASATNFGALTRELGAALHARGKLLTAAVVAAYGGEGIPSSSFSDVDFLNIMAYDAGYPHSTYDTAVQSLNYWKGRGLPQSKAVLGVPFYGRSQSSAYTYAQLVQMDAQAPNKDNVGDIYYNGIATIQAKARLGSQQGGGVMIWEISQDTQSTSTSLLHAIYQVVQGGTGTNQPPSVSLTAPSQGASYAAGSTITLSANAADSDGTIARVEFFAGATKVGEDTSSPYSITWKPTAGGSYALTARATDNGGASTVSGTVSISVTGGTGGNCSGVAAWQSTQVYVKDDKATHGGKLWRAKWWTQNEAPNGAEWGPWESLGGC from the coding sequence ATGCGCATCCCCCTGCTGTCCCGATCCCTGGCCGCTGGGTCCGCGTTGCTGGCCACGCTGTTGGCCTGCTCCGGACAGCCCGATTCCCTCGATTCTTCCCTGGAGCGCCCCACCGCCACCGTGGAGGGGCAAGCCCTCACCACCAAGGTCGTTGGTTACTTCCCCACCTGGCAGGGGGATGTCAACGCCATCCAGTACGACAAGCTCTCCCACATCATCTATGCCTTCCTGCTGCCCACCGCCCAGGGAGGCATCACCGGGCTGAGCCCCGGGGACGGCCGACTCCAGTCCCTCGTCCAGTTGGCGCATGCCCGCAACGTCAAGGTGATCATCGCGGTGGGCGGCTGGATGGATGGCAACGATGCGCCCTTCGAGCAGCTGGCCGCCAACCCCAGCACCCGCGCCACCTTCATCACCAACCTGGTGAACTTCGTGGAGCAGGCGGGCCTGGACGGCGTGGACATTGACTGGGAGTGGCCAGAGGCCGGGGCCTCGGCCACGAACTTCGGCGCGCTGACGCGGGAGCTGGGCGCAGCGCTTCACGCCCGCGGCAAGCTGCTCACCGCGGCGGTCGTGGCCGCCTATGGGGGCGAGGGCATCCCCTCGTCTTCGTTCAGTGACGTCGACTTCCTCAACATCATGGCCTACGACGCCGGCTACCCCCACTCCACGTATGACACCGCCGTGCAGTCGCTGAACTACTGGAAGGGCCGCGGGCTGCCCCAGAGCAAGGCCGTGCTGGGGGTTCCGTTCTACGGCCGCTCGCAGTCCTCCGCCTATACCTACGCCCAGCTCGTGCAGATGGACGCCCAGGCCCCCAACAAGGACAACGTGGGTGACATCTATTACAACGGCATCGCCACCATCCAGGCGAAGGCCCGGCTGGGCAGCCAGCAGGGCGGCGGCGTGATGATCTGGGAAATCTCCCAGGACACCCAGAGCACCAGCACCTCGCTGCTCCATGCCATCTACCAGGTGGTCCAGGGGGGAACGGGAACCAACCAGCCCCCGTCCGTCAGCCTCACGGCCCCCTCCCAGGGGGCCTCCTATGCCGCCGGGAGCACGATCACCCTGTCGGCCAACGCCGCGGACAGCGATGGGACCATCGCCCGGGTCGAGTTCTTCGCCGGAGCCACCAAGGTGGGCGAGGACACCTCCTCTCCCTACAGCATCACCTGGAAGCCGACGGCGGGCGGCAGCTACGCGCTGACGGCCCGGGCCACGGACAATGGCGGGGCCTCGACGGTCTCCGGCACGGTCTCCATCTCGGTGACGGGCGGAACGGGCGGCAACTGCTCCGGGGTGGCTGCGTGGCAGTCCACGCAGGTCTACGTCAAGGACGACAAGGCCACCCACGGCGGCAAGCTGTGGCGCGCGAAGTGGTGGACCCAGAACGAGGCCCCCAACGGCGCCGAGTGGGGCCCCTGGGAGTCGCTCGGCGGCTGCTGA
- a CDS encoding TadE/TadG family type IV pilus assembly protein has protein sequence MLRKRTRPADPQSGQAMVEAALTLPLTVFLILGTLQYFLLLQARLLTEYAAFRAVRTGSVKHGDCEAMTHAAIAALLPAFARTDSARLLGEAFYAHRDNLYQPTQDSGHSGAIVWISRERPLRAELREDEEESFDDPARYTRMADVVRLEARLVFWFPMRIPFANWVLGRMVLADMGLRNYNYVNPLMPTQVAQWTRQTAFSLEEALGAEMLLRAERKEYVFPLQANYSMRMMTPPRPQHFLTQNCAPAPGGR, from the coding sequence ATGTTGAGGAAGAGGACACGGCCCGCGGACCCCCAGTCCGGTCAGGCAATGGTGGAGGCGGCGTTGACGCTTCCGCTGACGGTCTTCCTCATCCTCGGCACGCTCCAGTACTTCCTGCTGCTCCAGGCGCGGCTGTTGACGGAGTACGCGGCGTTCCGCGCGGTGCGCACCGGCAGCGTCAAGCACGGCGACTGCGAGGCCATGACCCACGCGGCCATCGCGGCGCTGCTGCCGGCGTTCGCCCGGACCGACTCCGCGCGCCTGCTCGGCGAGGCCTTCTACGCCCACCGGGACAACCTCTACCAACCCACGCAGGACTCGGGGCACAGCGGTGCCATCGTGTGGATCTCCCGCGAGCGCCCGCTGCGCGCGGAGCTGCGCGAGGACGAGGAAGAGTCCTTCGATGACCCGGCCCGCTACACCCGCATGGCGGACGTGGTGCGCCTGGAGGCGCGCCTCGTCTTCTGGTTTCCCATGCGGATCCCCTTCGCCAACTGGGTCCTGGGCCGGATGGTCCTCGCGGACATGGGGCTGCGCAATTACAACTACGTCAATCCGCTCATGCCCACCCAGGTGGCCCAATGGACGCGCCAGACGGCCTTCTCCCTGGAGGAGGCCCTCGGCGCGGAGATGCTCCTGCGCGCCGAGCGCAAAGAATACGTCTTCCCTCTCCAAGCCAACTACTCCATGCGGATGATGACCCCGCCCCGCCCCCAGCACTTCCTGACGCAGAACTGCGCGCCCGCGCCGGGGGGGCGATGA
- a CDS encoding pilus assembly protein TadG-related protein has translation MSSSLRSRGQALVLLCLTMLLITLMVCLTLSFSMRVREKMEAQSVADLAAYSGAVATARTFNSIALMRRAQTGHLVASSATMSLISWTSMMRANLNVARSALQPCPAAVEALRTLNEQTAEIEQKWHEMDARAGVQAYNIHLLGGHLGSMQGMMFEQLKESVAGGQNSFTQQMAAMASKGSRFPGELHAGPTPVSVGELVYATSGGYDHALDMAMATRGHEFITRRQGMPDFNGTQGILGVLSAAGARLRVIRGGGSAYWGKARGHGGRADAPHFTWAEDHALVEVTFPGCAPLRTNAWAYVKATDLQDESDEHAWSSPVPGIGRADPGMEKQYRHTLLPCFPRRYCPSTFIGGMAYNTGDREDGNIWAQPKIFALAQRDYKARGGASDPWNLRFNFQFSQQGSSAFDNHGLALADGTDISVQSALATGLAYYHRRGHWNEPPNLWNPFWRATLVSADIDSGGNLLKGGTDVPDTVGAPGAAAFEQLVRAGYKGVH, from the coding sequence ATGAGCTCCTCCCTGCGCTCGCGAGGCCAGGCCCTGGTGCTCCTGTGCCTGACGATGTTGCTCATCACGCTGATGGTCTGCCTCACGCTCTCCTTCTCGATGCGGGTGCGCGAGAAGATGGAGGCCCAGAGCGTGGCGGACCTGGCCGCCTACAGCGGCGCGGTGGCCACCGCGCGCACCTTCAACAGCATTGCCCTCATGCGCCGGGCGCAGACGGGCCACCTGGTGGCCTCCTCCGCGACGATGAGCCTCATCAGCTGGACCAGCATGATGCGCGCCAACCTCAACGTTGCCCGCAGCGCGCTCCAGCCCTGTCCCGCCGCCGTCGAGGCCTTGAGGACCCTGAACGAGCAGACCGCGGAGATTGAACAGAAGTGGCACGAGATGGACGCGCGCGCTGGGGTGCAGGCCTACAACATCCACCTCCTGGGCGGGCACCTGGGCAGCATGCAGGGCATGATGTTCGAGCAGTTGAAGGAGTCCGTCGCCGGAGGGCAGAACTCCTTCACCCAGCAGATGGCGGCCATGGCGTCGAAGGGGAGCCGCTTCCCGGGTGAGCTGCACGCGGGCCCCACCCCCGTGTCCGTGGGCGAGCTGGTGTACGCCACCTCCGGCGGCTACGACCACGCCCTCGACATGGCCATGGCCACCCGGGGCCATGAATTCATCACCCGACGCCAGGGCATGCCGGACTTCAATGGCACCCAAGGCATCCTGGGGGTGCTGAGCGCCGCGGGCGCCCGGCTGCGCGTCATCCGCGGAGGCGGGAGTGCCTACTGGGGCAAGGCCCGAGGCCACGGAGGACGGGCCGACGCACCCCACTTCACCTGGGCGGAGGACCACGCCTTGGTGGAGGTGACCTTCCCCGGCTGCGCGCCCCTGCGCACGAACGCCTGGGCGTACGTGAAGGCGACGGACTTGCAGGACGAGTCCGACGAGCATGCGTGGAGCTCCCCCGTCCCGGGGATTGGCAGGGCGGACCCAGGCATGGAGAAGCAGTATCGGCACACGCTCCTGCCCTGCTTTCCGAGGCGCTACTGCCCAAGCACCTTCATCGGCGGCATGGCGTACAACACCGGAGACCGCGAGGACGGGAACATCTGGGCCCAGCCGAAAATCTTCGCGCTCGCCCAGCGGGACTACAAGGCCCGGGGGGGCGCGAGCGATCCCTGGAACCTGCGGTTCAACTTCCAGTTCTCCCAGCAGGGCAGCAGCGCGTTCGACAACCACGGCCTGGCGCTGGCCGATGGCACGGACATCAGCGTGCAGTCCGCGCTGGCCACCGGGCTGGCGTACTACCACCGGCGCGGGCACTGGAACGAGCCGCCCAACCTCTGGAATCCCTTCTGGCGTGCCACCCTCGTCTCGGCGGACATCGACTCGGGCGGCAACCTGCTGAAGGGCGGCACGGATGTTCCGGACACCGTGGGCGCACCGGGAGCCGCGGCCTTCGAGCAGCTCGTCCGGGCGGGCTACAAGGGGGTGCACTGA